In Kosmotoga arenicorallina S304, the sequence GCGTCGGGTCTGGTAATGCCAACAGAAAGCCCGACAGTACTCAATGCTGATGCGTATTCAAAGGCAGAATCAGCCAACGAATAACCATAAAAAGAAATCACCGCTGTTCCAATGCCAAATGTCAGGAAATACAGTGAAAAGATTATCAGAATTTCTTTTATCAAACTGGAATCTATATATTTTTTACTTTCCCCTTTCCAGATTTCGGTTTTTACCACCGCGCTCCTTGGAAGGAAAAATTCTTTTATTTCCACGCCAATCAGCTTTATGAGGGCATATAACCTGTACTGTTTGAGACCGCCAGAGGTCGAATCCATATCACCGCCGAAAATCATTAAAAGGGTCAACAAATAAAGTCCGGCAAATAAGCCTTTTTGGCTCCAATTGGCGAAATCAACCGTCGAAAAGCCGGTGCCAGTAAGTGCTGATACAGCCTGAAAAGTAGCGTGCCTGAAAGATTCCGAAGCGTGGTTAAAAAGAAAACCAAAGGTTGAAGCCATTAATAAAGGTGTAAATAGCAAAACAGTTATTCCCATAAGCTTTGGTTCGCCGTTTTTTAATAGGGCTTTAAAGTTGCCTTTCCAAAGAGCGTAATGTATGCCGAAACCCGTTGTTCCAAGAAACATCAAGATTATTATAACCGTTTCTATCTGGACGCTATTGAATTCGCCGATTGAACCTGTTCTGGTGGAAAATCCCCCGGTTGCCAATCCCGTTAGAGAATGGTTGAAAGCGTCAAACCAGCCCATTCCTGCCATTTTCAGTGCTATTACACCGAATATTGCATAGCTGAAGTAAATTACAAGTATGCGTCGAACTGAGCTTTTAACGTTCGGCACAAGGTTGTCAACCCTGCCTTCTGCGTGGTAAAGCCCGAACCCGCCCGGTCCTACTATGGCTGACATCATGATAATTGCAAAACCCGCACCTCCAAAGAATTGCATCAGACTACGCCATACGAGAAATATCTTAGGGATTTTTGTAACATTTACCAGTGTAAGGCCGGTCGTTGTCCAACCGCTGGTCGCTTCAAATACAGCCTGTGAGAAATTGAGAATGCCAGCAAAAATAAAAGGTAAAGCGGAAAAAATTATCCCGAAAACCCAAGCAAAAACGACTATAATGGCACCCTCTTGAACTGAAATCGGGGTTCCGGGTTTTACCTTCAGCCAGTATTTGAAAGCGAATCCGAAAGCCAGGCTAACGAGCGCTGAAGCTACGAATGAAAGGCTATCGCCCCATTCTTCGGGATACCAGAAGCAAAACAAAACCGGAATCATCAATATAATGGGAAAATAAATAAACAGGTTGCCGATATATCCAAATACAATTTGATAACGCTTTTTTAGGCTTAGTATGTACATTTACACCTCTCCCAGCAATGCTTCAAAAACTGAGGATTGAACAGTGGGCTTGCTAAGCACGATAAGCTGGTCTCCACCTTTGATGATGGTATCGCCGCGGGGAATAATTGTTTCTCCGCCTCTAATAATAGCTCCTATAACGCTTTCACGCGGAATCGCCAGTTCCATAATCCTTTTCCCGACAGCGGGTGATTCTTCTTCCATTTCTATTCGAAAAACGGAAATCTGTTCAGATGATGGGATAAGATTGGTGATTTGTTCCTTGAAAATTCTTTCTTCAATCGCTTGTGCAATAATATTTGTTGGGCTCACTGTTGTATCGATGCCCAATTTCTTAAATGCCGCTTCGTTGTCGGGATCGTTGATCAAAGCGAGGGGATTTTCAATTCCAAAAACTCTTTTTGCCGTTAAGCTCGCCACAAGGTTATCCTGGTCATTTGGCGTGAGCGTTACAAAAAGGTCTTTTGAAGTTATCTCAAGCTGCTCGAGAACATGCCTTTTGCTCCCATCACCGGTAATGATGATAGCCTTTTTAAGCCTTTTTGCTAATTCTTCATTCAGCTTCTCGTCTTTATTTACCAGTACTACTTGATGACCTTTGTTTAAAAGCCTTCTGGCTAAATGATATGCGATATTTCTTCCTCCAATTAGAAAAACCTTCAAGCTTCATCACCACCAGCAAATCCCAGAGAATTTTGGATTTCTTTTACTGCCAATAGTGTTGGACAGATGATTTCAACACCGAATTCCGAAAACATATCAATATTATTTGGGTCATAAACGCGTGCTATGACTCTGGAGACCTTGAAATACTCTTTTGCAATAAGAGCAGTCATTATGTTTGTGTTATCATCAGGAGTCAGTGCAAGTACAACATCTGCCTTTTCAACTTTAGCGGTTTCCAGAGTATCCAGTTCTGTGGCATCGCCAATTATTGTAAATCCAGTGAATTCAAAAGACAAAGAGGAGAACGCTTCTTCCCTTCTATCAACCACAACCACGCTGTTACCTTTCAAAGAAAGCCAATTTGCAATGCCTGATCCAAGTCTGCCACATCCAAAAATGACTATGTATAAGCCTTTGCTTTTTTTCTTGTTTAGTATTGACATGATCAATTTTCATCTCCCGAACCAATTTTGCCAAGCAGTTCTTTAGCTTCTTCATAATCTGGATCAAGGGCAAGTGCTGCGTTCAGATGCCTTCTGGCTAATTCTTTGTTCCACGAAAAAGCCAACAGTGCAAAAAGATAATGTGGTACAGGGGAATTAGGGAAATTAGCGAAAAGCTTCGAAACCAGCTTACTGGCCCGTAGATTTCCCCCTGCTTCTATTAAAGAAATGACTTCTTTCTTCTTCTTTGAAAGGGTTTCGGTGCTTATATAGCATTTTTCAAAGCTTTCAATTAGTTCAGTTGGAGTAAAAGGCTTAGTTATAAAATCACAGATTCCATGCTTGAAAGCTTCAATGATCACATCAGCCACTGTTATCTCTGACACAACTACAATGGGAAAAGAATACAACCTTTCTTCTACGATCTTTATAAGTTCAATGCCATTCATCTCCGGTAACCCGAGATCTGTAAAAAGCAGATCCGGAGATTCTTCTTCTATTGCTTTTAATCCTTCTTCGGCAGTTGCAAAGGTTGTAACTTCGTGGTTTTGCTCTTCCATGATCATCTTGATTAGGCGCCTGATACTCGACTCATCATCTATTGCGTATATTTTTGCCATGGCTTCACCTCCATAGACACAAAAAAATATTACCACAATCAGAGGCTTCAAGTTAAAGCAAGCTCATCTGACTTCAAATACTAACAGTGAAAAATGGCTTTAATTGTAAGCTTTCTTGACTTGTTCGTTAACGAAAGAAGCGATTAATCCAGTTACCACAAGGGGGAGATTCAAGGCTTGCAGGTTTATACTGCAATAACCCTCTATTCTCCCGTTTAACCATGAAGCAAAAACAAAAAGAAGCTGGAAAATAGCGAGCAAATAAGAAAAGTAGCTGCCGATAAGAAGATGAGCTTTTCTTCTCTTTGGGTCGCTATTGCTTTCGAAGAGACCGTAAAAATATATAAGGGCGTTTACAAATATTATTATGCCAAATGCAGGATTAGTATCTACCAGAAAAAGGCCAAAGATTGTATTTAATGCTATGAAACTCAAAAGCACCGTAAAGAAAATCAAAAGGATGGTCACATTGCGAGCACTCATAAGAAAGCCCCTCCAATTAACTTTATTACAAGAGCCAGAAGATATGCCACTCCAAAGCCATACAAAACGGTTATCCATACATATTTCCAGCTTCCTGACTCATTTTTTATGGCAGCGATTGTAGCGAAACAGGGGAAATACAGCAGCACGAAAACAAGAAAACCGAAAGCGACAGCTGGATTTATCTGGGAAGATAATACGGCCAATCCGGAAATGCCCGGTAGTAAGGTAGCTCCATAAAGGGTCGAAAGGCTTGATACGATGACCTCTTTGGCTGCTCCACCAAAGATGAGAGATGTTACCATTTGCCAGGTAAAGCCAAGGGGTCTAAATAAGGGTTCAAGGCTTTTGCCCAAAACTGACGCAAAACTGGTAAGGATATCGCCTGTTGGGAAATATGAAAGCAACCAGATTACTATTGAGGCTGCAAGGATTATAGTACCAGCTTTTTCAAGAAAGTGCTTGCCACGGTTCCATGTATACAACATTAGTGACCTGAGTGTAGGCTTTCTGTATCTTGGCAATTCCATGATCATGGGAGAAGGTTTTCCTTTGAAAAGAAGTTTGTTGAATAACAGTGCAGAACCAAAAGTAAAAAGCACGCTCAGCACATAAAGGGAAAAGATGGCAAGACCCGCGGCTTTTCCAAAAAAAATGCTCGCTATCATGATATATACGGGTAACCTTGCGCTACAACTTATGAACGGGGAGACCAATATCGTTACTATCCGCTCCTGCGGTTCGGATATAGTTCTCGTTGACATTATAGAGGAAACATTACATCCGAAACCAAGCAACATTGACATAAAGGATCTTCCGCTCAGCTTCATGGAATACATGATCCTGTCAACCACAAAAGCCGCCCTTGGCAGGTAGCCGGTTTCTTCAAGGACCCCAAGAGCCAAAAATAGAATAAAGATGCTTGGCACAAAAGTAATAACCGCTCCAACCCCCCCGATAACTCCATCAGAAAGCAAAGAAGCCAGCCAGGGGATGGGAATGGATTTATCTACAAAAGCTCCCAGAGTATCAAAGCCTTTTTCAATGAGTGTGGTAAATGGCTCTGCAAAGCCGTATGTTATTTGAAAGACGAGATACATGATGGCAAAAAAGATAAGAATACCAAGGTATTTGTGCGTAATCACATGGTCTATGGCAGTATTTAAATCCCAGTAGTGCTTTTTTGAATCCCTGTAAGAATCTTTCAGCAGCTCTTTGATAAATTCATAACGAGCATTTGCTATGTCTGCAGAATAATCAACATCAGGATCTATGCCAGTTAATTCCATAACTTCTTTATCTCTTTCGAGTATCTTTATAGAAAGCCAGCGTGAATCGAAGTTTCTCAATTCGTTTTTCAGTTTTAAGCTTGACGATAATTTTGAGATTAATCCTTCAATATGATCGGGGAAAAGGTAATGTACGTGAATGCCAGATCGGCTTATCTTCAACATGGCCTCTTTCAAATTTTCAATTCCCTCGCCTGTGAAAGCTGAAGTTAAAACAACAGGAATGCCAAGATGTTTGCTTAACTCCTTGCTGTCAATCCTGATTCCTGCTTTTTTTGCCTCATCTATTGAGTTAATAGCAAGAATTACGTTTCCTCTCAGTTCAAGTACTTGCAACAGCAAATAGAGGCTTCTCTCCAGATTCAAGGCATCTGTAACTACAACAACCAGATCTGGAGATTCGTAGAGGAGATAATCCCTGGCAACCTTTTCATCTATGCTCGTGGCTCCCAGCGTGTACGTTCCCGGTAAATCAATTATTCTAAAAGACCTATCACCATAAAATAAAGTTCCAACGCGCTTTTCAATGGTAACTCCGGGCCAGTTAGCCACATACTGCCTCGCACCGGTAAGGGCGTTGAAAAGGCTGGTTTTTCCCACATTGGGATTTCCAAGAAGGGCGACACTGGTATATTTTGCTGGAACGACAGTATTTGTTTCCGTGAGATTATTACTGGGACAGCTACCCATCTTATAATTCCTCCACTATTATCCTCATTGCCTGTCTGAAGGGAATAAATACATCGGTACTATTGACTTTGACGTATTTGCCTCTTGAGAAAGAACTTGTAACACTGATCTTATTTCCCTTTGAAATACCTATAAAACTCATTTTCTCCAAAAACCTTCGCCCGCCTATCAGGGAGACTACAATGTATTCTCCCGGAGCAGCTAAGTCCAGAGAAAGAAATCTTGATTCAACGACAATTCTGGAAGAAAGCTCTTCTCGCAAGCTAATTTCGCTACCTTTTATTGAATAAACAACAGGGTCCCTTAAAGGGGCCCTTCTGATTGCCTTAACACGCTGGCCTTTAATAAAACCCATGCCAAACAATCTTTCCCTCAATTCATGAGGTGCATTTATTTCTACAATCGTTCCTTCGAAACCAACCGGAAGCCGTGAAAGCGATATTTTCATTGACACCACCTTGTTGAGACTATATCTCATTAATTCATTTTATCATGAATTGCCCCATTGTTGTTTCACATGGTTTAATTTCGTCCTTGTGGAAGAAAACTGAGATTTCAAGAAAAAGTGATCAAGAACTTAAGAAAATCGTTGTAGGTTGTGCACTTTTCCTTGTATGTCCCCCATATCATATTTACCCCTTACAACGAAAAGAACAGACCTGAGGCCTATGATATTGTGTTCTTTCTAAACCCTGAACTCTATACCTGCTTCTTGAGTAAGCGTTATGTACAACTTACAACCGATCATCCACAACGAATATGCCCTGTTCTTGAACAGGCATCGTTGTATCAAAGACTCGATGATTCAAAGTACCTTATCTTTCCTCGCACCGTCCGATGAATTTACTATATAAACTTTCGCTTCTTTTCCATATGCAGCGGAGTATTTTTCTTTGACTTCCTTTGATATTTCCCCAACCTTTGCTTTTTCACAGATAGCCAAAACCGACCCGCCAAAACCTCCGCCAATCATACGGCAGCCTGTAACGCCATCGATCTCTTTTAATGTATCAACAATGAAGTTTATTTCATCACAGCTTACCTCATACTCTATTGCTAAAGATTCATGGCTCTGATTCAACACCCTGCCGAGATTTTCGAAATTTGAATGCTTCAGAATATCGACAGCTTCCTTTACACGCTCGTTTTCTGTGATCACATGCATCGCCCTCTTGTAACTTATCTCGCTTACCTGAGACCTTTTAATAAAGAGCTGTGAAAGGCTCAATTCACGATAACTACTAACTCCAAATTCTTCAAGTGCTTTCTGAGCTTCCTCTCTCCTTTTATTGTATCCGCCATCTGAAAGGCTATGCTTAACACCAGAATCTATCACGACGAGAGTGTATTCTTGTGTTTTTAGCGGAACGTATTCATACTCCATACTGACGGTATCGAGAAAGATTGCATGGTCCTTTTTGCCCATAACCGATGCAAATTGATCCATAATTCCACATTTAACACCAACAAACTCGTTCTCTGCCTTTTGTGCCAGCAAATACCTATCTTTATCAGTAAGACCTAAATTCAGGAAACCATTCAAAGCTGTAATAACTGCCACTTCGAGTGCCGCAGAGCTGGATAATCCTGCACCTTCAGGGACATTAGATTTTATCTCCAGTTTCAGACCCGGGAACTTTATGACCTTCTCCGCCTTTAGAACATGAAAGATTCCTATGATGTAATCTTTCCAGGAATCAGTTGGAGAAAAGTCTTCGGGATTGAAATCAAATTTTCCGAAGTTTTCCGATTCCACATGAACTAAACCATCTTCTGATTTTTCAATCCCCACCTGAACGTATCTGTCAATTGCTACAGGGAGTACAAAGCCCCCGTTGTAATCTGTGTGTTCACCTATGATATTCAATCTTCCCGGTGCAACATAGTACTCCATACTATTCCCCCTTTCGCATACTATCCTCAACATACTAAGAATAGCACTTTGCATTGATAAAAGAAAGTACAGTTTGCTTTATAATACTAACTGGAAAATCCTGGAGGAAGAGAAATGATTTACGAAACGACCGTCAAGAACCCAATAACTAAATCTGGCATACCGGTAGCTGATTACGCAATAAATCCATATATCGGGTGCACCATTGGATGCAAATATTGCTTTGCCAAATTCATCGGTGCTTTCAAATATAAAAAAGGCTTGTGGGGAAGAGATGTCTGGATCAGGAAAAACATACCCGATGTGCTTCCCGGGAGCCTATCGAAAATAAGCCGGGGACGCTTCTTCATCTCTTCTGCATGTGACCCGTATCAGCATATTGAAAAGAAAACAAGGCTAACCAGAGAGATACTCAAGATATTGATTTCCCGCGGAATACCGGTGTTCATCATGACAAAGTCCGCCCTGATTTTGAGGGATCTGGATTTGTTGAAAAAGGCTGAAGAGCTTATCGTGAATATAACAATTACCAGTGATCGGGAAGACGTTAGAAAAATTCTGGAGCCGGGAAGTCCCAGTTTTGAAGAGCGATTGGAAACAGCAAAAAAGATGAAAGAAGCCGGGATAAATGTTGGAATATTTGTCGGGCCTGTATTACCTATGAATTCTAAAAAGCTAGCTTACGGCCTTAAAAAAATAGTAGATCGTGTTCATCTTGACCCGTTGAACTACCCTAATCAAGTAAGAGCTCTATACAAAAAGTTAGGTTGGGAAAGCTGGTTACACAGGGATAAATTTGAACAGGTAAAAGAGAGTTTTGAAAACATCTTTGGGAAAGAAAATATAAACTGAAGAAAACAGTAATTCTTAATTTTAAGAGCAAAATTTTCATCTTCTATAACGAGCCGCCCCGTTAGAATTTATGAAAAACATTTCTAGAAGGGGCTGAAAGAATTCCTCTGATTGTTGAACTTTGATTATTGAGTAAAGAGAGCACTACTTCTTCATAGAGGGAGTGCTCTTTTTATTTTACGCTAATAAAATAGTTTAGCGTCTCAACTGCGGCTTCTTCGCCTTCCCAGCTTCGATATTTTTTCAGCGTTAGTGTAACTTTTCCGGGCTTGACAGCTTTGAAAGTCCAGCTCACCATTGAAGGGGCTCCTAGAACTCCTGGCGGAGCCTGAGTGGTTATGGTTTTTGACGTGATTTTCACTATACCTTCTTCGGAAAGGCTTAAATGCCATGTAAACCCGGTCGAAGCGTTTTCTTCAAGGGAAAGTATCACTGTTTCGCCGATATTCAAGGTGTTTGATCCTTTTTTAAGCTCTTTGATTTCTGTCAGCTCCTTTTCCTTTTCAACTCTGATAACAATGAAGCGCTCTTCGATACTCTCTTCGTCAGCGTTTCTTCTCAATTGGAAGCTCAATAAACATATACCGGAGTTTATTGCCTTGAATTTCCATTCTTTGATGACAGGCTCTCCCGGCATCTTTCCAGATTTGGTAATAATCTCTTCGCTCAGGGAAAGGACTTCTGGATTGGAATTTGAAAGATGCCAAGAATATCCTGTTGAGGGATTTTCTTCGAGGTTAAGGGTTAATTCATCGCCTAAATATACTATACTGGTGCAATCTTCCAGAATTCTCTCATCGGGAGCTTCTTCGGTTTCTTCAATAACAATATTGAACACTTTCAGGTCAACAGCGTTTTCTTTTCCTTCCCAGGGTCTATAAAGCCGGAAAATTATCGTGGCTTTTCCCTTTTTTAGAGCTTTGAAAAGCCAGATTACCTTAACCGGGGCGCCCACAGCAGTCGAATCTGAAGATGGTTCCACCCTTTTGTTTTGAAATTCGATGATATCAGAGCCGAAAATATCAAAGTGCCATAAATAGCCTGTTGAAGGATTTTCATACAATTCAATAACAGCTTTATCCAAAAGCCCTATGATATTTGCAGTTTCCGATATTGTGTGGATAGCAGAAAATCCAAGAATACCAAATAACACCATTGAAAATGCAAGCAAAAAAGCTTTTCTCATATATCCACCCCCATCAATTTAATGACTTAAAGAACAACCATGTGGTTCATTTGCTCATCAGCAATATAATTGCAGATAATTAAGATATGTTATCATAAAAGGTGTAAAAAACTTACGAAACGATTGGGAATGAACGGGGGTTAGGAATATGACATTGGTGTTTGGTTTGATACTCATAATTATGGGTGCAGTTTTTATTTTTCTCCCGCAGTTTGGCTTGAATTTCTGGCTTCTGTTTGTCTGGCTTCCGGGCGTATTAATGGAAGAAAGAGGTTTGCGTAAAAACATTCCAGGATTGCTCGTCCCTGCTGGTGTTATACTGGTTGTTGCATCTATTTTGACAATTGAAACGCTTTTTCCGGGCTTTACCGAAGCAGGCGGTTGGGCTCTTTATAACTTTGCTCCTGCTTTTGGATTGCTTCAACTGTATCTTGCGCAGGAAAAGAAAGATAGAGGGCTTCTATACCCAATCGGTATTCTGAGCACTTTAACAATTATCTTTTTGGTTTCCAGCTTTGCAAATGTCGGGGCAGGAACGCTTTTTGGTATTGCGCTTATTGCTT encodes:
- a CDS encoding TrkH family potassium uptake protein; amino-acid sequence: MYILSLKKRYQIVFGYIGNLFIYFPIILMIPVLFCFWYPEEWGDSLSFVASALVSLAFGFAFKYWLKVKPGTPISVQEGAIIVVFAWVFGIIFSALPFIFAGILNFSQAVFEATSGWTTTGLTLVNVTKIPKIFLVWRSLMQFFGGAGFAIIMMSAIVGPGGFGLYHAEGRVDNLVPNVKSSVRRILVIYFSYAIFGVIALKMAGMGWFDAFNHSLTGLATGGFSTRTGSIGEFNSVQIETVIIILMFLGTTGFGIHYALWKGNFKALLKNGEPKLMGITVLLFTPLLMASTFGFLFNHASESFRHATFQAVSALTGTGFSTVDFANWSQKGLFAGLYLLTLLMIFGGDMDSTSGGLKQYRLYALIKLIGVEIKEFFLPRSAVVKTEIWKGESKKYIDSSLIKEILIIFSLYFLTFGIGTAVISFYGYSLADSAFEYASALSTVGLSVGITRPDAPLGIIWTETAGMFLGRLEFLVIVYGITKMIKDAKLALTKEEKLKG
- a CDS encoding NAD-binding protein, yielding MKVFLIGGRNIAYHLARRLLNKGHQVVLVNKDEKLNEELAKRLKKAIIITGDGSKRHVLEQLEITSKDLFVTLTPNDQDNLVASLTAKRVFGIENPLALINDPDNEAAFKKLGIDTTVSPTNIIAQAIEERIFKEQITNLIPSSEQISVFRIEMEEESPAVGKRIMELAIPRESVIGAIIRGGETIIPRGDTIIKGGDQLIVLSKPTVQSSVFEALLGEV
- a CDS encoding potassium channel family protein, whose protein sequence is MSILNKKKSKGLYIVIFGCGRLGSGIANWLSLKGNSVVVVDRREEAFSSLSFEFTGFTIIGDATELDTLETAKVEKADVVLALTPDDNTNIMTALIAKEYFKVSRVIARVYDPNNIDMFSEFGVEIICPTLLAVKEIQNSLGFAGGDEA
- a CDS encoding response regulator; translation: MAKIYAIDDESSIRRLIKMIMEEQNHEVTTFATAEEGLKAIEEESPDLLFTDLGLPEMNGIELIKIVEERLYSFPIVVVSEITVADVIIEAFKHGICDFITKPFTPTELIESFEKCYISTETLSKKKKEVISLIEAGGNLRASKLVSKLFANFPNSPVPHYLFALLAFSWNKELARRHLNAALALDPDYEEAKELLGKIGSGDEN
- the feoB gene encoding ferrous iron transport protein B: MGSCPSNNLTETNTVVPAKYTSVALLGNPNVGKTSLFNALTGARQYVANWPGVTIEKRVGTLFYGDRSFRIIDLPGTYTLGATSIDEKVARDYLLYESPDLVVVVTDALNLERSLYLLLQVLELRGNVILAINSIDEAKKAGIRIDSKELSKHLGIPVVLTSAFTGEGIENLKEAMLKISRSGIHVHYLFPDHIEGLISKLSSSLKLKNELRNFDSRWLSIKILERDKEVMELTGIDPDVDYSADIANARYEFIKELLKDSYRDSKKHYWDLNTAIDHVITHKYLGILIFFAIMYLVFQITYGFAEPFTTLIEKGFDTLGAFVDKSIPIPWLASLLSDGVIGGVGAVITFVPSIFILFLALGVLEETGYLPRAAFVVDRIMYSMKLSGRSFMSMLLGFGCNVSSIMSTRTISEPQERIVTILVSPFISCSARLPVYIMIASIFFGKAAGLAIFSLYVLSVLFTFGSALLFNKLLFKGKPSPMIMELPRYRKPTLRSLMLYTWNRGKHFLEKAGTIILAASIVIWLLSYFPTGDILTSFASVLGKSLEPLFRPLGFTWQMVTSLIFGGAAKEVIVSSLSTLYGATLLPGISGLAVLSSQINPAVAFGFLVFVLLYFPCFATIAAIKNESGSWKYVWITVLYGFGVAYLLALVIKLIGGAFL
- a CDS encoding FeoA family protein, producing the protein MKISLSRLPVGFEGTIVEINAPHELRERLFGMGFIKGQRVKAIRRAPLRDPVVYSIKGSEISLREELSSRIVVESRFLSLDLAAPGEYIVVSLIGGRRFLEKMSFIGISKGNKISVTSSFSRGKYVKVNSTDVFIPFRQAMRIIVEEL
- the galK gene encoding galactokinase, whose protein sequence is MEYYVAPGRLNIIGEHTDYNGGFVLPVAIDRYVQVGIEKSEDGLVHVESENFGKFDFNPEDFSPTDSWKDYIIGIFHVLKAEKVIKFPGLKLEIKSNVPEGAGLSSSAALEVAVITALNGFLNLGLTDKDRYLLAQKAENEFVGVKCGIMDQFASVMGKKDHAIFLDTVSMEYEYVPLKTQEYTLVVIDSGVKHSLSDGGYNKRREEAQKALEEFGVSSYRELSLSQLFIKRSQVSEISYKRAMHVITENERVKEAVDILKHSNFENLGRVLNQSHESLAIEYEVSCDEINFIVDTLKEIDGVTGCRMIGGGFGGSVLAICEKAKVGEISKEVKEKYSAAYGKEAKVYIVNSSDGARKDKVL
- a CDS encoding SPL family radical SAM protein; its protein translation is MIYETTVKNPITKSGIPVADYAINPYIGCTIGCKYCFAKFIGAFKYKKGLWGRDVWIRKNIPDVLPGSLSKISRGRFFISSACDPYQHIEKKTRLTREILKILISRGIPVFIMTKSALILRDLDLLKKAEELIVNITITSDREDVRKILEPGSPSFEERLETAKKMKEAGINVGIFVGPVLPMNSKKLAYGLKKIVDRVHLDPLNYPNQVRALYKKLGWESWLHRDKFEQVKESFENIFGKENIN
- a CDS encoding protease inhibitor I42 family protein, producing MRKAFLLAFSMVLFGILGFSAIHTISETANIIGLLDKAVIELYENPSTGYLWHFDIFGSDIIEFQNKRVEPSSDSTAVGAPVKVIWLFKALKKGKATIIFRLYRPWEGKENAVDLKVFNIVIEETEEAPDERILEDCTSIVYLGDELTLNLEENPSTGYSWHLSNSNPEVLSLSEEIITKSGKMPGEPVIKEWKFKAINSGICLLSFQLRRNADEESIEERFIVIRVEKEKELTEIKELKKGSNTLNIGETVILSLEENASTGFTWHLSLSEEGIVKITSKTITTQAPPGVLGAPSMVSWTFKAVKPGKVTLTLKKYRSWEGEEAAVETLNYFISVK